From the genome of Magnetospirillum sp. WYHS-4, one region includes:
- a CDS encoding CarD family transcriptional regulator, translating to MAIEFVFNPGDYVVYPTHGVGKVESIETQQIAGHTLDLFVISFSQERMTLRVPVTKAKNSGLRRLSSRKLMDSALTTLRGKAQVRRTMWSRRAQEYEAKINSGDPVSIAEVVRDLHRNAGQPDQSFSERQIYEAALDRLACELAAVEKIDKDKATAKLEQVLRAA from the coding sequence ATGGCCATCGAGTTCGTGTTCAATCCGGGGGATTACGTCGTCTATCCGACCCATGGGGTGGGTAAGGTCGAAAGCATCGAGACCCAGCAGATCGCCGGCCACACGCTGGATCTGTTCGTGATCTCGTTTTCCCAGGAGCGCATGACCTTGCGCGTTCCGGTGACCAAGGCCAAGAATTCCGGCCTGCGCCGCCTGTCGTCGCGCAAGCTGATGGACAGCGCGCTCACCACGTTGCGCGGCAAGGCCCAGGTGCGCCGCACCATGTGGAGCCGCCGCGCCCAGGAATACGAAGCCAAGATCAATTCGGGCGATCCGGTTTCCATCGCCGAGGTGGTGCGCGACCTGCACCGCAACGCGGGCCAGCCGGACCAGTCCTTCAGCGAGCGCCAGATCTACGAGGCGGCGCTCGATCGCCTGGCCTGCGAACTGGCCGCCGTCGAGAAGATCGACAAGGACAAGGCGACCGCCAAGCTCGAACAGGTTCTCCGGGCCGCCTGA
- a CDS encoding protein-L-isoaspartate(D-aspartate) O-methyltransferase, giving the protein MTVDEARLKELRRRLMDEIRADAAETRRFTGRAAFSPAVMEAMAKVPRHLFVAEDDIPYAYGNRPREIGHGQTISQPYIVALMTDLLDPDPCDRVLEIGTGSGYQSAVLAEVVAEVWSIETIEPLARQAAERLKRLGYANVRVRHGDGYEGWPEEAPFDGILVAAAPPEVPEALLAQLKPGGRLVIPVGLPYDTQILMVCTRNAAGKPACEEILPVAFVPMVKGRHQFRP; this is encoded by the coding sequence ATGACCGTCGACGAGGCCCGGCTGAAGGAGCTGCGCCGGCGCCTGATGGACGAGATTCGCGCCGACGCGGCCGAAACCCGGCGCTTCACCGGGCGGGCTGCCTTTTCGCCCGCCGTCATGGAGGCCATGGCCAAGGTGCCGCGCCATCTGTTCGTCGCCGAGGACGACATCCCCTACGCCTACGGCAACCGCCCGCGCGAGATCGGCCACGGCCAGACCATCTCGCAGCCCTACATCGTCGCCTTGATGACCGACCTGCTCGATCCCGATCCCTGCGACCGGGTGCTCGAGATCGGCACCGGTTCGGGCTACCAGAGCGCGGTCCTCGCCGAAGTGGTCGCCGAGGTCTGGAGCATCGAAACCATCGAGCCCCTGGCCCGGCAGGCGGCCGAACGGCTGAAGCGGCTGGGCTACGCCAACGTCCGCGTGCGTCACGGCGACGGCTACGAGGGCTGGCCGGAGGAAGCCCCCTTCGACGGCATCCTGGTCGCCGCCGCCCCGCCCGAGGTCCCCGAGGCCCTGCTCGCCCAACTGAAGCCGGGCGGACGGCTGGTGATTCCGGTCGGCCTGCCCTACGATACGCAGATCCTCATGGTCTGCACCCGAAACGCGGCCGGCAAGCCGGCCTGCGAGGAAATCCTCCCCGTCGCCTTCGTGCCCATGGTCAAGGGGCGCCATCAATTCCGGCCTTAG